The proteins below are encoded in one region of Panulirus ornatus isolate Po-2019 chromosome 31, ASM3632096v1, whole genome shotgun sequence:
- the LOC139758744 gene encoding uncharacterized protein isoform X2, which translates to MKSLGFKPWLVALLVGVYGVQAFPTGQEEATADATAGRTADGTADWADLDTADTHNRFAVFHPPSHQTTDQHTWVPPPWSRPGASERRPNLPWYSSPRTPSSKHLRPPPPRPNHSLRLHRYQSTYPFESEVRGDGYHSRIRFDPFGSGVPLKDQESPRGQTFGNWALPPAPSGGRDATSQGSPASHAESHDFQSGEHGRRPGSLPSSTFSRPKPRPPPQAHESSGFPQSPGNGQPSKSDTPAPAAATPFLNPGKIVGAQDAAAPSVARKPVSHTQHSDSRTSHERVPSSFDYDYPSVANVFDDGPVFEEHFDVPESTAVRREYWPADGPHRPKDDGIHSPLLPPTPDDGQHSFPAPPLTPVGNLDSSPPTDPQDVGLAGATSPQKDEADPVVSDYPVDYYDDLYDEFLDLYYTLEGDYSEGDDSQLPSESPSGDGQPHTTTTGTTATTTRFAATLPPSKTRATSTASPPPSTTTTTPAPPKTTTTTTTTLPKTTTTTTTPTPPPTTTTTTTTPAPPPTTTTTTTTPAPPPTTTTTTTTPAPPPTTTTTTTTPAPPSTTTTTTTTPAPPPTTTTTTTTPAPPSTTTTTTTTPTAPPSTTTTTTTPAALPSTTTTTTTPAAPPSTTTTTPSTTTSTSTTTVNTTSTSTTTPVPSTNATTTSASASTSRSGRRPWSVTGGERRPWSTSGGERRPWSTASGGGRPSDGRRGGGRRVGGKYSQGSRYHPRGSGSAARGQDAAEVKATSPSTSNSRNKGGAASGAPISLSEIMQAMDMSLPQFLVALKGHGLSLKEFTTSLQAKGLTQNEFRKTQGDLESLLKVITEDLDSPSDQGDDGSTNEEEGTDGKGVTPQTTRRPTTTTSSTTTTTSTTTSTTTSTTTSTTTTTSEPTTASPSTPSPRPKIFGFRPGGTQQFSDGKAANGTTAETDDESPKEKAPVPIKLDIADVMKEKGLSASDILHDLGSLFTMAEPDAANEAKPAQENKSAGENITTSADTKEPESADDGKKNATQILETNDLGVSSTVKPYTVPDMPVSLRPYRPSGGSEMYRPRPYNPPGQGGTWGGGFGSHRSIITNRLHTTQRPTLRPPYQPRTTAATNDLSSVLNTLHNSTTSSSGNEIFFGLPHDREESHPDLEDDPRYSKGDYFPIYDSDPDSLNMSTKSAILAASILGGVAMCVFLAILVVVMYRGRARLRRTPLNIPSDASSSSTPPIYSSRISGGKGLHKTSGFWGTLKKRFDPYSLSPTPTVMT; encoded by the exons AACCCCATCTTCCAAGCACCTTCGTCCACCTCCTCCGCGACCCAACCACAGCCTGAGGCTCCACCGCTACCAGAGCACCTACCCCTTCGAGTCTGAGGTCCGCGGGGATGGCTATCACTCCCGAATTAGGTTCGATCCCTTCGGCAGTGGCGTCCCCTTGAAAGACCAGGAGTCTCCGCGGGGACAGACCTTCGGCAACTGGGCGCTACCTCCTGCTCCGTCTGGCGGGAGAGACGCTACGTCTCAGGGCAGCCCTGCCTCCCACGCCGAGTCTCACGACTTCCAGAGTGGAGAGCATGGCAGGCGGCCAGGATCGCTTCCTTCTTCCACCTTCTCTCGGCCGAAACCTAGGCCTCCGCCCCAGGCTCATGAGAGCAGCGGGTTCCCGCAATCACCTGGGAATGGCCAGCCATCGAAGTCAGATACTCCTGCGCCAGCGGCTGCCACACCCTTCTTGAATCCTGGGAAAATTGTGGGGGCTCAGGATGCTGCTGCACCATCTGTCGCACGCAAGCCcgtctcccacacacaacactccgaCTCTCGCACCTCTCATGAGAGAGTTCCTTCCAGTTTCGACTACGATTACCCGAGCGTCGCTAATGTCTTCGACGACGGTCCAGTTTTCGAGGAACACTTCGACGTGCCGGAGTCAACCGCCGTCAGAAGGGAGTACTGGCCGGCAGATGGCCCACACCGCCCTAAAGACGACGGGATCCACTCACCCCTGCTGCCCCCCACGCCAGACGACGGGCAACACTCCTTCCCTGCTCCTCCCCTGACCCCCGTCGGTAACCTAGACTCGTCTCCACCAACAGACCCTCAAGACGTCGGTCTCGCGGGGGCGACTTCGCCACAAAAAGATGAGGCTGATCCAGTCGTTAGCGACTACCCCGTCGACTACTATGATGACCTCTACGACGAGTTCCTGGACTTGTACTACACCTTGGAGGGTGACTACAGCGAGGGAGACGACTCCCAGCTCCCCTCCGAGTCTCCAAGTGGTGATGGTCAGCCTCACACGACGACAACAGGCACCACTGCAACCACGACAAGGTTCGCGGCTACTCTACCACCCTCCAAAACCAGGGCAACCTCAACCGCATCGCCACCGCCTTCAACGACGACGACAACTCCGGCACCACCAAAAACgacaactacaaccactacaactctACCAAAAACGACGACAACCACTAcaactccaacacctccaccaacaacGACGACAACCACTACaactccagcacctccaccaacaACGACGACAACCACTACaactccagcacctccaccaacaACGACGACAACCACTACaactccagcacctccaccaacaACGACGACAACCACTACaactccagcacctccatcaacAACGACGACAACCACTACaactccagcacctccaccaacaACGACGACAACCACTACaactccagcacctccatcaacAACGACGACAACCACTACAActccaacagcaccaccatcaacGACAACAACCACTACAACTCCAGCAGCACTTCCATCAacgacaacaaccacaacaactccagcagcacctccatcaacaaccactacaacaccatcaacaaccacttcCACTAGTACAACAACTGTCAATACAACTAGTACATCCACTACAACTCCAGTTCCTTCCACGAACGCCACAACAACCAGCGCTTCAGCGTCCACTTCAAGGAGCGGGCGCCGTCCGTGGTCCGTAACAGGAGGCGAGCGTCGTCCGTGGTCCACATCGGGAGGCGAGCGTCGTCCGTGGTCCACAGCAAGTGGAGGGGGCCGTCCGTCAGACGGCAGGCGGGGTGGGGGACGGCGGGTAGGTGGGAAATACTCGCAGGGAAGCAGGTATCATCCCCGGGGTAGTGGGTCTGCGGCGCGCGGGCAGGACGCTGCCGAGGTGAAGGCAACCTCACCGTCCACATCGAACTCCCGCAACAAAG GAGGAGCGGCTAGCGGGGCGCCCATCAGCCTGTCCGAGATCATGCAAGCCATGGATATGAGTCTGCCACAATTCCTGGTGGCGCTCAAGGGCCACGGTCTGAGTCTTAAGGAgttcaccaccagcctccaggCGAAAGGTCTCACGCAGAACGAGTTCAGGAAGACGCAGGGGGACCTGGAGTCCCTTCTGAAGGTCATCACAGAGGACCTTGACTCGCCaagtgaccagggtgatgatggatCGACCAACGAGGAAGAGGGGACTGATGGGAAGGGAGTGACTCCCCAGACTACCCGGAGGCCGACAACAACGACCTCAAGTACAACTACCACGACTTCCACTACTACAAGTACCACAACAAGTACCACAACAAGTACCACAACAACCACGAGTGAGCCAACGACGGCGTCCCCATCCACTCCTTCCCCGAGACCTAAAATATTTGGCTTCCGCCCGGGAGGAACACAACAGTTCTCTGACGGGAaggcagccaatggaaccacaGCAGAAACCGACGATGAATCCCCCAAGGAAAAAGCTCCTGTTCCCATTAAACTGGACATTGCTGACGTCATGAAGGAGAAAGGCTTGAGCGCCTCTGATATTCTGCACGACCTGGGCTCGCTCTTCACTATGGCAGAACCTGACGCTGCCAACGAGGCCAAACCTGCACAGGAGAACAAGAGTGCCGGCGAGAACATCACGACCTCTGCCGACACCAAGGAACCTGAGAGCGCAGACGACGGGAAGAAGAACGCGACTCAAATCCTCGAGACTAATGACCTCGGTGTATCGTCCACCGTGAAGCCCTACACAGTGCCGGACATGCCCGTGTCCCTGCGGCCATACCGCCCCTCGGGTGGGTCGGAGATGTACAGGCCAAGGCCCTACAATCCCCCGGGTCAAGGGGGGACCTGGGGTGGTGGCTTTGGCTCTCACCggagcatcatcaccaacagactccACACCACCCAGAGACCCACGCTCCGCCCGCCTTACCAACCGCGAACGACTGCAGCAACCAACGACCTGTCGTCCGTGCTCAACACCCTCCACAACTCGACGACCAGCTCCAGCGGCAACGAAATCTTCTTCGGTCTCCCGCACGATCGCGAGGAGTCTCACCCTGACCTCGAGGACGACCCCAGGTATTCAAAGGGCGACTACTTCCCGATCTACGATAGCGACCCCGACTCGCTCAACATGTCCACGAAGAGTGCCATCCTAGCGGCGTCCATCCTGGGAGGCGTGGCTATGTGTGTCTTCCTGGCCATCCTGGTGGTGGTTATGTACCGTGGGCGTGCCAGGCTCCGACGCACGCCCCTCAACATCCCCAGcgacgcctcctcctcttccaccccgcCAATATACTCCTCCAGGATAAGCGGCGGTAAAGGACTGCATAAAACGTCTGGATTTTGGGGCACACTCAAAAAACGCTTCGATCCTTACTCTCTCAGTCCAACCCCTACCGTCATGACCTGA